One segment of Chroococcidiopsis sp. TS-821 DNA contains the following:
- the cobO gene encoding cob(I)yrinic acid a,c-diamide adenosyltransferase: MTANTSTNLNPDVEAERLNQEATASSLTEEQYQRKMQRRKEVQQKRVAQASQEKGLIIVNTGNGKGKTTAALGMVLRSLGHGYKVAIIQFIKGAWEPAEKAVLSQWKDQLMFHAMGEGFTWETQNRERDIQKAREAWKTALNYIRNPVFKLVLLDEVNVALKLGYLDIVEVLAGIEQKPQDSHVILTGRGAPADLIERADLVTEMTLIKHPFREQGVKAQPGIEF, encoded by the coding sequence ATGACAGCTAATACTTCCACAAACTTAAATCCAGATGTAGAAGCCGAACGATTGAATCAAGAAGCAACGGCTTCATCACTAACAGAAGAACAGTATCAACGCAAAATGCAGCGACGCAAAGAAGTACAACAAAAGCGAGTCGCGCAAGCATCACAAGAAAAAGGTTTAATTATTGTTAACACAGGTAATGGTAAGGGAAAAACAACGGCGGCGTTAGGAATGGTATTGCGATCGCTGGGTCATGGATATAAAGTAGCCATTATTCAATTTATTAAAGGCGCTTGGGAACCTGCAGAAAAAGCAGTTCTCAGTCAGTGGAAAGATCAACTAATGTTTCATGCAATGGGTGAAGGCTTTACCTGGGAAACCCAAAATCGAGAACGCGACATCCAAAAAGCACGTGAAGCGTGGAAAACGGCTTTAAATTATATCCGCAATCCGGTATTTAAGTTAGTGCTTCTGGACGAAGTAAATGTAGCGCTAAAGTTAGGATATCTAGATATTGTAGAAGTTCTAGCAGGAATCGAGCAAAAACCTCAGGATTCGCACGTTATTTTAACTGGAAGAGGCGCACCAGCCGACTTGATTGAACGTGCAGATTTAGTTACAGAGATGACTCTCATTAAGCATCCGTTTCGCGAACAAGGCGTAAAAGCACAGCCTGGTATTGAGTTTTAG
- a CDS encoding sulfotransferase domain-containing protein has product MKRLKSQIKTLIHGKYYNNKGLFPRISSDETYLMSFPRSGNTWMRHLITCLIHDREDYGDFVKITVPDIHRYREDGEKKPTTKPLIVKSHVPFVDIPAKVIYLVRDGREAMLSYFYLKVKEGEISPDASPVDFYFKEDIWPCPWHVHIAGWLDGLARWSPERYKIIRYEDLVKSPAEHLFAVAEFIGIPVTQQSVQRAIELNKKTRLKHIESRDHKGRLNSVVGLDKQVKWQDILLDEDLARYEALAGAELKRLGYPTKTIP; this is encoded by the coding sequence ATGAAACGGCTCAAATCACAAATTAAAACTTTAATCCACGGCAAATACTATAACAATAAAGGGCTATTTCCTAGAATTAGTTCTGACGAAACATACCTCATGTCTTTTCCGCGATCGGGAAACACCTGGATGAGACATTTAATTACTTGTTTAATTCACGATCGAGAAGACTACGGAGACTTTGTCAAAATTACCGTCCCTGATATTCATCGATATCGAGAAGATGGAGAAAAAAAGCCTACAACAAAACCATTAATTGTTAAAAGCCACGTACCATTTGTCGATATACCAGCAAAAGTAATTTATTTGGTACGCGATGGCAGAGAGGCAATGTTATCTTACTTCTATCTTAAAGTAAAAGAAGGCGAAATTAGTCCAGATGCTTCGCCTGTTGATTTTTATTTTAAAGAAGATATCTGGCCTTGTCCTTGGCACGTTCATATTGCGGGTTGGCTTGACGGGCTGGCTCGATGGTCACCTGAGCGTTATAAAATTATCCGTTATGAGGATTTAGTTAAGTCGCCTGCAGAACATTTATTTGCAGTTGCTGAGTTTATTGGTATACCTGTAACACAGCAAAGTGTACAAAGAGCTATAGAACTCAACAAAAAAACAAGACTCAAACATATTGAATCAAGAGATCATAAAGGTAGATTGAATAGTGTTGTTGGTTTAGATAAACAAGTTAAATGGCAAGATATTCTTTTAGATGAGGATCTTGCTCGATACGAAGCTTTAGCTGGCGCAGAACTGAAACGACTTGGCTATCCTACGAAAACTATACCGTAA
- a CDS encoding glycosyltransferase, producing MPIISVIIPAFNAEKTIEETVKSVLNQTFSDFELIVINDGSTDRTLDIINNIKDARIKTFSYPNSGCVAASRNRGFTHAVGEFIAFLDADDLWKPEKLEAQLAALQANPQAAVAYSWVDRIDENNQFLAKGSRVNINGNVYAEILVSNFLDNGSNPLIRREAFQAVKGFDETLLHAEDQDLYIKLAARYDFVVVPHPHILYRVSANSKSANVVRMEGHILKVIEQAFQQAPASLQHLKKESISRLYRHLTVRALDGLSGRQRGLKAATFFWKSVVNDPHLFQELKFKRRLFKKVLLANFLPAQK from the coding sequence ATGCCAATAATCTCAGTCATTATTCCAGCATTCAATGCTGAAAAAACTATTGAAGAGACCGTCAAATCTGTCTTAAATCAAACTTTTTCAGATTTTGAGTTGATCGTCATTAATGATGGTTCTACAGACCGAACATTAGATATTATCAATAACATTAAAGATGCCCGCATAAAAACTTTTTCCTACCCCAACTCAGGTTGCGTAGCGGCGAGCCGCAATCGAGGTTTTACTCATGCAGTAGGCGAGTTCATTGCTTTTTTAGACGCAGACGATCTATGGAAACCAGAAAAACTAGAAGCACAATTAGCGGCTTTACAAGCAAATCCACAAGCAGCAGTTGCCTACAGTTGGGTCGATCGCATTGATGAAAATAATCAGTTTTTAGCTAAGGGAAGTCGTGTCAATATTAATGGTAATGTTTATGCAGAAATTTTGGTAAGTAACTTCTTAGATAACGGTTCTAATCCTCTAATTCGTAGAGAAGCTTTTCAAGCAGTCAAAGGTTTTGATGAAACACTACTACATGCAGAAGATCAAGATTTATACATAAAATTAGCGGCTCGATATGATTTTGTCGTTGTCCCGCATCCGCATATTTTATATCGCGTTTCTGCCAATTCAAAATCAGCAAATGTCGTCCGCATGGAAGGGCATATTTTAAAAGTTATTGAGCAAGCTTTTCAGCAGGCGCCTGCATCGTTACAGCATCTCAAAAAAGAAAGTATATCTCGGTTGTACAGACATTTAACAGTCCGCGCGCTTGATGGACTCTCAGGAAGACAAAGAGGATTGAAAGCTGCAACATTTTTTTGGAAGTCAGTCGTTAACGATCCGCATTTGTTTCAAGAGTTAAAATTTAAGCGGAGATTATTTAAAAAAGTTTTACTCGCTAATTTCTTGCCTGCCCAAAAATGA
- the dxs gene encoding 1-deoxy-D-xylulose-5-phosphate synthase, producing the protein MHLSEITHPNQLHGLSIRQLQQIARQIRDKHLQTVAASGGHLGPGLGVVELTLALYQTLDLDRDKVIWDVGHQAYPHKLITGRYSQFHTLRQKDGIAGYLKRCESPFDHFGAGHASTSISAALGMALARDLKGEKFKVVAVIGDGALTGGMALEAINHAGHLPKTNLLVVLNDNEMSISPNVGAISRHLNKMRLSPPVQFLSDNLEEQVKQIPFVGDSLETELERFKEGMKRLAVPKVGAVFEELGFTYMGPVDGHNLEELITTFKQAHKIGGPVLVHVATVKGKGYAIAEQDQVGYHAQSPFNLTTGKAIPSSKPKPPGYSKVFAHALVKLAENNPKIVGITAAMATGTGLDKLQAKLPQQYIDVGIAEQHAVTLAAGLACEGMRPVVAIYSTFLQRGYDQIVHDVCIQNLPVFFCMDRAGIVGADGPTHQGMYDIAYLRCLPNMVLMAPKDEAELQRMVVTGVNYTNGPIAMRYPRGNGYGVPLMEEGWEPVEIGKGETLRHGDDILLLGFGSMVYPAMQVAEILSEHGIQATVVNARFAKPLDTELILPLAQRIGRVVTLEEGCLMGGFGSAVAEALLDANVVVPVKRFGVPDVLVDHASPDQSKAELGLTSPQIAQEVLKAFFNKTLSSVS; encoded by the coding sequence GCAGCAGATCGCCCGTCAAATTCGGGATAAGCATTTGCAGACTGTAGCAGCAAGTGGCGGACACCTAGGACCAGGATTAGGTGTGGTGGAATTAACACTAGCGCTTTACCAAACCTTAGATCTCGATCGCGATAAAGTTATCTGGGATGTAGGGCATCAAGCCTATCCGCATAAACTAATTACTGGTCGCTATAGCCAATTTCATACATTGCGGCAAAAGGATGGTATAGCTGGCTATCTAAAACGCTGTGAAAGTCCTTTCGATCATTTCGGTGCGGGTCATGCTTCCACAAGTATATCGGCTGCTTTAGGCATGGCACTCGCACGCGATCTCAAAGGCGAAAAGTTCAAAGTCGTCGCAGTCATTGGTGATGGAGCCTTGACTGGTGGTATGGCGTTAGAAGCGATTAACCATGCAGGACACTTACCAAAGACGAACCTACTTGTGGTGTTAAACGACAATGAAATGTCAATTTCTCCGAATGTAGGTGCCATTTCGCGCCATTTGAATAAAATGCGTTTAAGTCCGCCAGTTCAGTTTCTTTCCGATAATTTAGAAGAACAAGTAAAACAAATTCCTTTTGTTGGTGACTCCTTAGAAACCGAACTCGAAAGGTTCAAAGAGGGAATGAAGCGGCTAGCTGTACCTAAAGTCGGAGCCGTGTTTGAAGAATTAGGCTTTACCTACATGGGTCCTGTTGATGGACATAACTTAGAAGAACTCATTACGACCTTCAAGCAAGCCCACAAAATCGGTGGACCGGTACTTGTTCATGTCGCAACCGTCAAAGGTAAAGGCTATGCGATCGCTGAACAAGACCAAGTAGGCTATCACGCGCAATCGCCGTTTAACCTGACAACAGGGAAAGCGATTCCTTCGAGTAAACCGAAACCCCCTGGATACTCCAAAGTTTTTGCCCATGCTTTGGTAAAACTTGCGGAGAACAATCCTAAAATTGTTGGGATTACAGCAGCGATGGCAACGGGGACAGGACTCGACAAATTGCAAGCGAAACTTCCCCAGCAGTATATTGATGTTGGCATTGCAGAACAACACGCTGTCACTTTAGCAGCAGGCTTAGCGTGTGAGGGAATGCGTCCTGTCGTCGCGATCTATTCAACGTTCTTGCAGCGCGGCTACGACCAAATCGTTCACGATGTATGCATCCAAAACTTACCCGTGTTCTTCTGCATGGATCGTGCAGGAATTGTGGGTGCCGATGGTCCGACGCATCAAGGAATGTACGATATTGCTTACTTGCGTTGCTTACCCAACATGGTATTAATGGCACCTAAAGACGAAGCTGAGTTACAGCGGATGGTCGTTACTGGCGTCAACTACACCAATGGTCCGATCGCAATGCGTTATCCTCGCGGTAACGGTTACGGCGTGCCTTTGATGGAAGAAGGTTGGGAACCTGTCGAAATTGGCAAAGGCGAAACGCTACGCCATGGCGACGATATTTTGCTCTTAGGATTTGGTTCAATGGTGTACCCAGCAATGCAGGTAGCTGAAATTCTTAGCGAACATGGCATTCAAGCAACCGTCGTCAACGCGCGGTTTGCTAAGCCACTTGATACCGAATTGATTCTCCCATTGGCACAACGTATTGGACGTGTCGTCACGTTAGAAGAAGGTTGTCTAATGGGTGGTTTTGGTTCAGCAGTAGCTGAGGCATTACTTGATGCAAACGTTGTTGTACCTGTCAAGCGATTTGGCGTTCCTGACGTTTTAGTAGACCATGCTTCCCCCGATCAGTCTAAGGCAGAATTGGGTTTAACGAGTCCCCAAATTGCACAAGAAGTGTTAAAAGCCTTTTTTAACAAAACGCTTTCGTCGGTAAGCTAA
- a CDS encoding ABC transporter ATP-binding protein, translating into MAKVRLENIKRKFNNVTAIEDITFEVPDGEFWVLVGPSGCGKSTILRTIAGLETATSGNLYIGDVLVNNIPARQRDVAMVFQNYALYPHMTVAENMAFGLQMRKVDKKIIRQRVETVARSLALEHLLERKPKQLSGGQQQRVALGRAIAREAQVFLFDEPLSNLDAQLRDDTRAELKQLHQNLGITTIYVTHDQVEAMTLADRVVVLNQGRIQQIGEPQSVYAQPANRMVATFLGNPPMNILPAKYKNGSFVVESQIIPCPLQVRDTLHFVEGQAVDLGIRPEDLFINGSQRNEVTALMVEVKVVEPLGRETLIRANLLNSSLQVNIQQAGAIRLHVGDRLSLELDLNQLFIFDSTTGDRLYP; encoded by the coding sequence ATGGCTAAGGTTCGTCTAGAAAATATCAAACGCAAGTTCAATAACGTCACTGCAATCGAGGATATTACTTTTGAGGTTCCTGACGGAGAATTTTGGGTACTTGTCGGACCGTCAGGATGTGGTAAATCTACCATTTTAAGGACGATCGCCGGGCTAGAAACAGCAACAAGCGGGAATTTGTACATTGGAGATGTGCTTGTTAACAATATCCCTGCACGTCAGCGCGATGTGGCGATGGTATTTCAAAATTATGCGCTTTACCCGCACATGACAGTCGCAGAAAATATGGCTTTTGGGTTGCAAATGCGCAAAGTTGACAAGAAAATCATTCGCCAGCGAGTGGAAACTGTTGCGCGATCGCTAGCCCTCGAACATCTTTTAGAACGAAAACCCAAGCAATTATCTGGAGGACAACAACAACGCGTCGCCTTAGGACGCGCGATCGCCCGCGAAGCGCAAGTATTTTTATTCGATGAACCTTTATCTAACTTAGATGCGCAGCTACGCGACGATACCCGTGCTGAATTAAAACAGTTGCATCAAAATTTGGGGATTACGACAATTTATGTCACGCACGATCAAGTTGAAGCAATGACTTTAGCAGACCGCGTCGTTGTTCTCAACCAAGGTAGAATTCAACAAATCGGAGAACCACAAAGCGTTTACGCTCAACCCGCGAATCGCATGGTAGCGACTTTCTTAGGCAATCCACCAATGAATATTCTACCTGCGAAGTACAAAAATGGAAGCTTTGTAGTCGAAAGTCAAATCATTCCTTGCCCGCTGCAGGTTCGCGATACCTTACACTTCGTTGAGGGACAAGCGGTAGATTTGGGAATTCGTCCAGAAGATTTATTTATTAACGGATCGCAAAGAAATGAAGTTACGGCTTTAATGGTTGAAGTCAAGGTAGTAGAACCGTTAGGGCGAGAAACTTTAATTCGCGCAAATTTACTCAATTCGAGCTTACAAGTCAATATTCAACAGGCGGGTGCAATCCGTTTACACGTAGGCGATCGCTTATCCCTAGAGCTTGATTTGAACCAGCTATTTATCTTTGATTCGACGACAGGCGATCGCTTGTATCCTTAG
- a CDS encoding glycosyltransferase family 4 protein, translating to MKVLHINQSDVVGGAAIAGTRLHQGLLSQGIDSYLLVGKAQTFSDRIAITPKKNRIEHKLRDYFAKPLGLTYLNILSSFNIPKSDIFKSADIINFHNLHTGYFNYLAIPSLTANKPAVWTLHDMWSFTGHCSYSYDCDRWKIGCGRCPYPQVYPKIQRDNTRIEWKLKDWTYSRSDLTIVTLSHWLTAQVKQSILKRFPIYHIPNGIDTTLYQPLDPDWCKQQLGLPKGKKVLMFGAASLQDSRKGGDLLLQALQKLPASLKSEIVLLTFGGGEDTIAQTVAMPAINLGYIDSDRLKAVAYSAADLFIFPTRADNLPLVLQESMACGTPMVSCKVGGVPDLVRPGVTGYLAIPEDPQDLSVGITQLLEDDTLREKMSQNCRKITLEEYSLELQVQRYIDLYSHLIQNFKYD from the coding sequence ATGAAAGTATTACACATCAATCAATCAGATGTTGTGGGTGGGGCTGCGATCGCCGGGACTCGATTGCATCAAGGTTTGCTGTCACAAGGAATTGATTCGTATCTACTAGTAGGAAAAGCTCAAACATTTAGCGATCGCATCGCGATAACGCCTAAAAAAAACCGCATTGAACACAAACTACGCGATTATTTTGCGAAACCACTTGGGCTGACTTATTTGAATATACTAAGTTCCTTTAATATTCCGAAGTCAGATATTTTTAAGAGTGCAGATATTATTAACTTTCATAACCTCCACACTGGGTATTTTAATTATTTAGCGATTCCTTCTTTAACAGCAAATAAACCAGCAGTTTGGACGCTGCATGATATGTGGAGTTTTACAGGACATTGTAGTTATAGCTATGACTGCGATCGCTGGAAAATAGGCTGTGGTCGATGTCCTTATCCTCAGGTTTATCCAAAAATTCAACGCGATAATACTCGCATTGAATGGAAGCTCAAAGATTGGACGTACAGTCGTTCTGATTTAACAATTGTGACTCTTAGTCATTGGCTAACTGCACAAGTTAAACAAAGTATTCTCAAGCGCTTTCCCATCTACCATATTCCCAATGGAATTGATACAACACTTTATCAGCCTTTAGATCCTGATTGGTGTAAACAACAACTAGGTTTACCAAAAGGAAAAAAAGTCCTCATGTTTGGAGCAGCAAGTCTCCAAGACTCGCGTAAAGGTGGAGATTTATTACTTCAAGCACTGCAAAAATTACCTGCATCGCTGAAATCGGAAATCGTACTTCTAACCTTTGGCGGTGGAGAAGATACTATCGCGCAAACTGTAGCTATGCCAGCAATTAACCTAGGATATATAGACAGCGATCGCCTCAAAGCAGTTGCTTATTCAGCTGCCGATCTGTTCATTTTTCCTACTCGTGCTGATAATCTGCCACTGGTACTGCAAGAAAGTATGGCATGTGGCACACCTATGGTTTCTTGTAAAGTTGGTGGCGTTCCCGATCTCGTCCGTCCTGGAGTCACAGGTTACCTAGCTATACCTGAAGACCCACAAGATTTATCAGTTGGTATAACACAACTTTTAGAAGATGATACTTTACGTGAAAAAATGAGTCAAAACTGCCGAAAAATTACTCTTGAGGAATACTCTTTAGAACTCCAGGTTCAGCGTTATATAGATTTATACTCGCATTTAATTCAGAATTTTAAATACGATTGA
- the mtnA gene encoding S-methyl-5-thioribose-1-phosphate isomerase: MSSCPSQVFPVVWYENSVLLIDQTRLPHEYGFVEIHRCEDMAQAIKTMIVRGAPAIGVAAAYGMYLGARDIQTQNREEFLHQLEEVAVMLRATRPTAVNLFWAIARMLKTAYETLGSVAEIQRALLQTAQTINAEDLQTCQAIGDRGLEVLPSTPEKLNILTHCNAGALATAGYGTALGVVRCAWAKGRLARVYADETRPRLQGAKLTAWECVQDGIPVTLITDSMAAHCMQRGLIHAVVVGADRIAANGDTANKIGTYSLAIVAQAHHIPFFVAAPRSTIDFSLASGSEIPIEERDASEVYAIGDTTITPEGVEFYNPAFDVTPADFITAIITEYGAFAPNQLQEKLQENLV; encoded by the coding sequence ATGTCCTCTTGCCCCTCCCAAGTTTTTCCCGTTGTTTGGTATGAAAACTCAGTTCTACTGATCGATCAGACGCGGCTACCTCATGAATATGGATTTGTCGAAATTCATCGCTGCGAAGATATGGCACAGGCAATCAAAACGATGATTGTCCGAGGTGCGCCGGCGATTGGGGTTGCAGCAGCCTATGGAATGTATTTGGGAGCACGGGACATTCAAACTCAAAATCGCGAAGAATTTCTGCACCAGCTTGAGGAAGTCGCGGTGATGCTCCGCGCAACCCGTCCGACGGCGGTTAACTTGTTTTGGGCGATCGCCCGAATGTTAAAAACAGCGTATGAAACATTGGGTTCAGTTGCAGAAATTCAACGAGCGTTGCTGCAAACCGCACAAACAATCAATGCCGAAGACTTGCAAACGTGTCAAGCCATCGGCGATCGCGGTTTAGAAGTTTTACCCTCTACCCCTGAAAAACTGAATATCCTCACGCACTGTAACGCAGGGGCGTTAGCAACCGCAGGCTACGGTACAGCCTTAGGTGTTGTGCGGTGTGCTTGGGCTAAAGGAAGATTAGCAAGAGTTTACGCCGATGAAACGCGTCCGCGCTTACAAGGCGCAAAACTGACGGCGTGGGAGTGCGTTCAAGACGGAATTCCCGTGACGTTGATTACCGATAGTATGGCAGCACACTGTATGCAACGCGGATTGATTCATGCTGTCGTTGTTGGTGCAGATCGCATTGCGGCAAATGGCGACACCGCGAATAAAATTGGTACTTACAGTTTGGCAATCGTTGCTCAAGCGCATCATATCCCCTTCTTTGTTGCGGCTCCGCGCTCAACGATTGATTTTTCGTTGGCAAGTGGTAGCGAAATTCCAATTGAAGAACGCGACGCAAGCGAAGTATATGCCATTGGTGACACGACAATTACTCCAGAAGGAGTTGAGTTTTACAATCCAGCATTCGATGTCACTCCCGCAGATTTCATTACCGCAATCATTACTGAATATGGTGCTTTTGCACCAAACCAACTACAGGAGAAGTTACAAGAAAATCTTGTCTAA
- the hepA gene encoding heterocyst formation ABC transporter subunit HepA codes for MNSKISRLFHQLLSATKIWQENYFLIREFRHFRGIAILAIVFTIVAAIFEGIGVGFILSFLQNLTDPQAQPIRTGIDWFDIWVLGVNAPVTERVYRVCALILLTTLVRSLFTYLGRLYTQITQFKLVYYLRKRVFELFQSLSLKYFAKTRSGGLVHSITTEIMQIMQAFNFVSVILTKFTILFVYIVSMVLLSWQLTVISILLFSLVSAGISSLLGRVREASFERTRAGKWYTSVSLEYINGIRTVQAFAAYNFERKRFDEANSNFLKATTKAVSITSIVEPLSEGVATAILVGILLFAFVVLIPNGQLQASSLLTFLFVLLRIMPLRRQIDGARVQLNNFQGSLSNIRELLYQDDKPFFHNGNRRFVGLKEKIEFVNVDFGYDSDEIVLHDINLTIEKGKMTALVGASGAGKSTLADLIPRFYDPTHGKVLIDGIDLREFDVHSLRNKLAVVSQDTYIFNTSVRDNIAYALEEVEDAAVIEAAKLANALEFIQDLPQGFDTQLGDRGVRLSGGQRQRIAIARALLRNPEILILDEATSALDSVSERLIQQSLEKLAVGRTVIAIAHRLSTIVRADKVVVLEQGRIVEQGGYQELLDKRGKLWKYHQIQHELSQAG; via the coding sequence ATGAACTCTAAAATTTCGCGATTATTTCATCAACTATTAAGTGCTACAAAAATCTGGCAAGAAAACTACTTTTTGATTAGAGAGTTTCGCCACTTTCGAGGAATTGCAATTTTAGCAATTGTTTTTACTATAGTTGCTGCGATTTTTGAAGGTATCGGGGTAGGATTTATTCTATCTTTTTTGCAAAACTTAACAGATCCTCAGGCTCAACCAATCCGCACAGGTATCGACTGGTTTGACATTTGGGTTTTGGGAGTTAATGCTCCTGTTACTGAACGAGTGTATCGAGTTTGTGCATTAATTTTATTGACGACTCTGGTTCGCTCTCTATTTACTTATTTAGGACGTCTCTACACGCAAATTACGCAATTTAAATTAGTCTACTATTTGCGAAAGCGAGTTTTTGAGTTATTTCAGTCACTTAGCCTAAAGTATTTTGCCAAGACCAGATCGGGAGGACTAGTACACAGCATCACAACCGAGATAATGCAAATTATGCAGGCTTTTAATTTCGTCTCGGTAATTCTTACGAAATTTACGATTCTATTCGTATATATTGTTTCCATGGTCTTACTGTCTTGGCAGCTGACAGTTATTTCGATACTGCTTTTTAGTTTAGTTTCAGCAGGGATTTCATCGCTTTTGGGACGCGTACGCGAAGCAAGCTTTGAAAGGACAAGAGCCGGTAAGTGGTACACGTCAGTTTCACTCGAATATATTAACGGAATTCGTACAGTTCAAGCTTTTGCAGCATACAACTTTGAACGCAAAAGATTTGATGAAGCGAATTCTAACTTTCTCAAAGCTACGACCAAAGCTGTCTCTATTACATCGATTGTCGAGCCACTTTCCGAAGGAGTTGCAACAGCAATTTTAGTTGGAATACTATTGTTTGCTTTTGTCGTTTTAATTCCTAACGGTCAATTACAAGCATCTTCACTACTCACTTTTCTCTTTGTCTTACTGCGAATTATGCCTTTAAGGCGGCAAATTGACGGAGCACGAGTCCAATTAAATAATTTTCAAGGATCGCTGAGTAATATTAGAGAACTGCTTTACCAAGATGACAAACCCTTTTTTCATAATGGCAATCGACGATTTGTGGGATTGAAGGAAAAAATTGAGTTTGTTAATGTTGATTTCGGCTACGACTCAGATGAAATTGTTTTACACGACATCAATTTAACAATTGAAAAAGGAAAGATGACAGCCCTAGTCGGAGCATCTGGCGCGGGTAAGAGTACTTTGGCAGATTTAATTCCCAGGTTCTACGATCCTACTCATGGCAAAGTGCTAATTGATGGTATTGACTTGCGAGAATTTGACGTTCACTCGCTGCGCAATAAGCTTGCGGTGGTAAGTCAAGACACTTACATTTTTAATACCTCGGTGCGTGACAATATTGCGTATGCCTTGGAAGAAGTAGAAGATGCAGCAGTAATTGAAGCAGCAAAGCTGGCAAATGCATTAGAGTTTATTCAAGATTTACCGCAAGGTTTCGATACTCAACTAGGCGATCGCGGCGTGCGCTTATCAGGAGGACAACGCCAGCGAATTGCAATTGCAAGAGCCTTATTACGCAATCCAGAAATTTTGATCCTGGATGAAGCCACTAGTGCATTAGACTCAGTCTCTGAGCGCTTGATTCAACAGTCGTTAGAAAAGCTAGCGGTCGGAAGAACAGTGATTGCGATCGCACACCGTCTCTCAACAATTGTGCGGGCTGACAAAGTAGTTGTTTTAGAACAAGGTCGTATCGTCGAGCAAGGAGGATATCAAGAATTACTAGACAAACGCGGTAAACTCTGGAAGTACCATCAAATTCAACATGAATTAAGTCAAGCAGGTTGA
- a CDS encoding glycosyltransferase family A protein produces the protein MPKVSVLMSVYNGEIYLQGAIESILKQTFQDFEFLIINDGSKDSTPQILSEHAAKDPRIVVIHNETNIGLDRSLNKGIERACGEYLARIDADDLSLPERLQQQVAFLDAHTEIGAVGTAVEIIDERGVSVGKEYPPVKPESVKVSLLINNYLHHCSMMLRTHLVRQVGGYDETKRYVEDYDLWWRLSRVSGVANLPDVLSQRRYSGKSITWTNRQAMLNAALGISLNAVQESLQAQLDEESYKRFWWSYHSQRENLHVESALRSHDIAKLKPFWQFLSTCTAGSEFWGPRLRTLAYNLLRRKHTLEGLQLLWIATHQLKTPMLWRSTLKSLIKPYIPEVGQQIWRNQQLKQSGN, from the coding sequence ATGCCTAAAGTTAGTGTTTTAATGAGTGTCTACAATGGAGAAATTTATCTTCAAGGCGCAATAGAAAGTATTCTTAAGCAAACTTTTCAAGATTTTGAATTTCTTATCATAAACGATGGCTCAAAAGACAGCACGCCGCAAATTCTGAGCGAGCATGCAGCAAAAGACCCTCGGATCGTCGTCATTCATAATGAAACAAATATCGGTTTAGATCGTTCCTTAAATAAAGGAATTGAACGCGCTTGCGGAGAATATCTTGCGCGCATCGATGCTGACGATCTATCTTTACCAGAACGCTTACAGCAACAAGTCGCTTTTTTAGATGCACATACAGAGATCGGCGCTGTTGGAACCGCGGTAGAGATTATCGATGAACGTGGCGTTTCTGTTGGTAAAGAGTATCCTCCCGTAAAACCCGAAAGCGTAAAGGTTTCTTTGCTGATCAATAATTATTTACATCATTGTTCAATGATGCTACGCACGCACTTGGTGCGGCAAGTCGGTGGATATGACGAAACAAAGCGTTATGTTGAAGACTACGATCTATGGTGGCGTCTGAGTCGAGTGTCAGGAGTTGCAAATCTACCTGATGTTTTGTCACAGCGACGCTATAGCGGAAAAAGCATTACTTGGACGAATCGTCAAGCTATGTTGAACGCAGCTTTGGGAATTTCTCTCAATGCAGTGCAAGAAAGTCTGCAAGCTCAACTAGATGAAGAAAGCTACAAGCGCTTTTGGTGGAGTTATCACTCTCAACGAGAAAATTTGCACGTTGAATCTGCTTTACGCAGCCACGATATCGCAAAACTCAAACCATTCTGGCAATTCCTGTCGACTTGTACAGCAGGCTCTGAATTTTGGGGACCGCGTCTGCGAACTTTAGCTTACAACCTACTGCGGCGAAAGCATACCCTCGAAGGTCTGCAACTTTTGTGGATTGCAACACATCAATTGAAAACACCTATGTTGTGGCGCTCGACACTCAAGAGCTTGATTAAACCGTATATTCCAGAAGTAGGACAGCAAATTTGGAGAAACCAGCAGTTGAAACAAAGTGGTAACTAA